Proteins encoded together in one Panthera uncia isolate 11264 chromosome A2, Puncia_PCG_1.0, whole genome shotgun sequence window:
- the TAS2R16 gene encoding LOW QUALITY PROTEIN: taste receptor type 2 member 16 (The sequence of the model RefSeq protein was modified relative to this genomic sequence to represent the inferred CDS: substituted 1 base at 1 genomic stop codon): MMPLRLTIFFITIYVLKSLRVIMQRSLMFAVLGREWVQAKRLSSVDLSLICLGICCFCLQWASVLYNFCSYFNPNYVFWYLSITXEFTNTLTFWLTSLLAVFYCVKVSSFTSPPLLAEVENVEPRFVPWLLLGSLLVFCVSIIFSTIRNCVNVRLITVGRFSTNSTMVKGLKTFHLFTISHLMVALVIPFLLFLASTILLMASLFQHMEQMQHHSTGHCMKAHTTALTSLTIFLVLFTSYLLTLLISIMSISLDKRSWFGAWGAIICAIVSIHAT; encoded by the coding sequence ATGATGCCCCTCCGGCTCACTATCTTCTTCATAACCATCTATGTGCTCAAATCCTTGAGAGTAATTATGCAGAGGAGCTTAATGTTTGCAGTGCTGGGCAGAGAGTGGGTGCAGGCCAAAAGGCTGTCATCGGTGGACTTGAGTCTCATATGCCTGGGTATTTGCTGCTTCTGTCTACAGTGGGCATCTGTCCTGTACAATTTTTGCTCCTATTTTAACCCTAACTATGTATTTTGGTACTTATCAATCACCTGAGAATTTACTAATACTCTTACTTTCTGGTTAACCAGCTTGCTTGCTGTCTTCTACTGTGTCAAAGTCTCTTCCTTTACCAGTCCACCTCTTCTAGCTGAGGTGGAGAATGTTGAGCCAAGGTTTGTTCCTTGGCTGTTGCTGGgttctttgttggttttttgtgtgtCAATCATCTTTTCAACTATTAGGAATTGTGTCAATGTTCGCTTAATCACCGTGGGGCGTTTCTCTACAAACAGCACTATGGTTAAGGGACTTAAGACATTCCATTTGTTTACCATATCTCATCTAATGGTTGCATTGGTTATTCCTTTCCTCCTGTTCCTGGCCTCCACCATCCTGCTCATGGCCTCACTGTTCCAACACATGGAGCAGATGCAACACCATAGCACTGGTCACTGCATGAAAGCTCACACCACTGCCCTGACGTCTCTCACCATCTTCCTCGTCCTCTTCACCTCTTACTTGCTAACCCTACTCATCTCTATTATGAGTATCTCATTGGATAAGAGGTCTTGGTTCGGGGCTTGGGGAGCTATCATCTGTGCTATAGTCTCTATTCACGCCACTTAA